The sequence below is a genomic window from Cryptosporidium parvum Iowa II chromosome 6, whole genome shotgun sequence.
TACTTGCAATGCCCTATATtgccaaaaaaaaaactgatttcttctattactttaacttttattaataagcATGTAATGCGTTTTCTCAGACAATACTTTGAATtatgaatttttttatgtacaaatatattatttgaacttTTCTTGAGTTAAGTCtgtatataataatatatgtaatatattattactattatatatacatatatataaatatatatattaattagtTTTTATGACTTTTCATATTTCGATACTTCaccaaaattatttatttattactaGAAATTTTAACTTCTCAATGAAAAGTGGGCTATTTTTAGCTTTaagtaaatttatttttttttttgaataagtGTGCAGtcttgaataatattggtttataatttgaaagtatagaaaaaataccaagtattttcaaataaataccACAATTTAGAGAATTCTCACTCTGAATCCATTAAACTCTCTTTTTACCGTGCTCTaagatttttcttttacAGTTGCCCCCCTTTATTTTGCTTTTGAatcttaaattattattgccTCAAATTTTccctcttcttttttttttacctaaatttatcattttgCGCGCCAAATTCCaacttaaattatttaatttaaaaaaaaaaaatcagaGCTCTCGCCAGCGGGGGAAACGGCGGTTCTCTAGTAATAGTTAATTGGACGTGGggattaaaaaatttaagggaaaaaaaataaaaggtAAGGAGAATATATtggataaatatttaaggTACCgtcaaatattaatagaaattaatatatcagATGACTGAGAAAGAAGTAGTTTCAAAGTATTTGTCCTTTAATGAGTCCATAGAGCCAAACTTGACACTTCCAACGGCCTGTAGTGAAGTTGATTTACCAGAGGATTTAATATCTAGGCCATTACCATTATCTCATGAATGGATTGTATGGGAACAATTAAATGTGGAGACAAGAAAAGATTTAGACTACTCAAATGCAACAAAGCCAGTTGCCAGGTTTTCATCTGTTCAACAGTTTTGGTGGCTATGGCATAATATTCCTCAGCCTTCTGAGTTATTAAAGGGAAAAAGAATGATTAGAGAATCATCAGATGGTTCAAAGAGTGTAGTAGACGCAgtgattttatttaaagaaggTATCCAACCAATGTGGGAAGATCCAATGAATGCAACTGGTGGTCATATTCACTTTAGAGCTTGGCAATCATCAGTTGTTCCTGGAGAATTAGATACAATGTGGAATAATTTGGTTTTGGCTGTGATAGGAGGAAGTTTGGAGAACTCTTCTATAGTTAATGGAATTAGATTGGTTGATAAACTTGGAGGTAATAAGGGTAATATTAGAGTTGAGATATGGTTTTCAGATTTTTCAAATCAATCAGCCCATCAAGCACTTCTTAAGGAAATTGAGACTTTAATGAGTAGCTTATTGGATGGTACATCTTGTGAGCCTCCTCATTTT
It includes:
- a CDS encoding translation initiation factor if-4E (transcripts identified by EST) is translated as MTEKEVVSKYLSFNESIEPNLTLPTACSEVDLPEDLISRPLPLSHEWIVWEQLNVETRKDLDYSNATKPVARFSSVQQFWWLWHNIPQPSELLKGKRMIRESSDGSKSVVDAVILFKEGIQPMWEDPMNATGGHIHFRAWQSSVVPGELDTMWNNLVLAVIGGSLENSSIVNGIRLVDKLGGNKGNIRVEIWFSDFSNQSAHQALLKEIETLMSSLLDGTSCEPPHFEVKSHSKSKPDAN